A single Brevundimonas sp. SL130 DNA region contains:
- a CDS encoding GcrA family cell cycle regulator: MTTSAWTDDRIGRLKTLWLEGWTAEQIARELQNGISRSAVLGKVHRLGLSAGRPGRPPVSQTAAPRARIGRPVAKPVERAAAGAGSVPTGRAPDLPSGGLTILTVGCGQCRWPYGDPGRAGVSLCGRPVARGAFCVGHAQVGYRTPPGGVPSLLSLAGLV; this comes from the coding sequence ATGACCACATCCGCCTGGACCGACGACCGCATCGGTCGCCTCAAGACACTCTGGCTCGAGGGCTGGACCGCCGAGCAGATCGCTCGCGAACTGCAGAACGGGATCAGCCGCAGTGCGGTGCTGGGAAAGGTTCACCGTCTCGGCCTGTCGGCGGGGAGGCCGGGGAGGCCGCCAGTCTCCCAGACCGCAGCGCCCAGGGCGCGTATCGGAAGGCCTGTGGCCAAGCCGGTCGAGCGGGCGGCGGCCGGCGCCGGATCGGTCCCGACCGGGCGCGCGCCCGACCTGCCGAGCGGTGGGCTGACGATCCTGACGGTGGGATGCGGTCAGTGCCGCTGGCCTTACGGCGATCCCGGCCGCGCGGGGGTCTCGTTATGCGGCCGGCCGGTGGCCAGGGGCGCATTCTGCGTCGGCCACGCGCAGGTGGGCTATCGGACGCCGCCGGGGGGC